Proteins encoded in a region of the Phoenix dactylifera cultivar Barhee BC4 chromosome 3, palm_55x_up_171113_PBpolish2nd_filt_p, whole genome shotgun sequence genome:
- the LOC120110152 gene encoding metallothionein-like protein type 2, which yields MSCCGGNCGCGSACNCGSRCGGCSMYPDLGGEGIATTKTMIVGVAPQKGHFEGFEMAAGSENGGCDCKCGCAPNCSCDSCTCCK from the exons ATGTCTTGCTGCGGAGGCAACTGTGGCTGTGGCTCTGCCTGCAACTGTGGCAGCCGCTGCGGAGG GTGCAGCATGTACCCTGATCTGGGCGGGGAGGGGATCGCCACCACCAAAACCATGATCGTTGGTGTTGCACCTCAGAAGGG GCACTTCGAAGGGTTTGAGATGGCAGCTGGGTCTGAGAACGGAGGCTGCGACTGCAAGTGCGGGTGTGCGCCAAACTGCAGCTGCGATTCCTGCACTTGTTGCAAGTGA